From Panicum hallii strain FIL2 chromosome 2, PHallii_v3.1, whole genome shotgun sequence, a single genomic window includes:
- the LOC112880318 gene encoding pyruvate dehydrogenase E1 component subunit beta-2, mitochondrial: MLGAARRQLGSGPMLGQVLRRLRPAARGYSAAAKEMTVRDALNSALDEEMSADPSVFLMGEEVGEYQGAYKISKGLLDKYGPDRVLDTPITEAGFTGIGVGAAYQGLRPIVEFMTFNFSMQAIDHIINSAAKSNYMSAGQISVPIVFRGPNGAAAGVGAQHSQCYAAWYAHVPGLKVLTPYSAEDARGLLKAAIRDPDPVIFLENELLYGESFPVSAEVLDSSFCLPIGKAKVEREGKDVTITTYSKMVGYALQAAEILSKEGISAEVINLRSIRPLDRAAINASVRKTNRLVTVEEGFPQHGIGAEICMSVVEESFEYLDAPVERIAGADVPMPYAANLERMAVPQVDDIVRAAKRACYRAVPMAATA; encoded by the exons ATGCTGGGCGCCGCGAGGAGGCAGCTTGGATCCGGTCCC ATGCTGGGGCAGGTTCTGCGGCGGCTCcgcccggcggcgagggggtaCTCCGCTGCGGCGAAGGAG ATGACTGTCCGTGATGCGTTGAACTCTGCACTGGATGAAGAGATGTCTGCTGATCCTTCTGTCTTCCTGATGGGAGAAGAG GTTGGAGAGTATCAAGGTGCATACAAG ATTTCTAAAGGCTTGCTTGACAAGTATGGTCCTGATAGGGTTCTTGACACGCCTATCACAGAG GCTGGCTTTACTGGAATTGGTGTTGGTGCAGCTTATCAAGGTCTTCGACCTATTGTAGAATTTATGACATTTAATTTCTCGATGCAG GCTATTGATCATATCATCAATTCAGCTGCCAAGTCAAACTACATGTCAGCTGGTCAAATCTCTGTTCCTATCGTTTTTAGAGGACCTAATGGAGCTGCCGCTGGAGTTGGGGCTCAACACTCACAG TGTTATGCAGCTTGGTATGCTCATGTTCCAGGACTTAAGGTTCTGACACCATACTCTGCAGAAGATGCTAGAGGCTTGCTAAAAGCTGCTATTAGGGATCCTGACCCTGTTATTTTCCTGGAAAATGAATTGCT TTATGGAGAATCATTCCCTGTTTCTGCTGAAGTGCTTGATTCTAGTTTCTGCCTGCCGATTGGCAAAGCTAAG GTAGAACGTGAGGGTAAAGATGTTACCATTACCACATACTCCAAGATGGTTGGTTATGCTCTCCAG GCTGCTGAGATACTCTCCAAGGAAGGAATCAGTGCTGAG GTGATCAACCTTCGATCAATCAGACCACTTGACAGAGCTGCTATCAATGCATCTGTCAGGAAGACCAACAGATTGGTGACTGTTGAAGAAGGGTTCCCCCAGCATGGGATTGGTGCTGAGATATG CATGTCTGTTGTAGAAGAAAGCTTTGAGTACCTTGATGCACCAGTTGAGAGGATCGCTGGAGCTGATGTACCTATGCCCTATGCTGCCAACCTTGAGAGAATGGCTGTTCCACAG